One window of the Melospiza georgiana isolate bMelGeo1 chromosome 14, bMelGeo1.pri, whole genome shotgun sequence genome contains the following:
- the DDX28 gene encoding probable ATP-dependent RNA helicase DDX28, translated as MALGRAGLALPLLLPRRPAGSGTAAAGSPQPPGAVVRVPWALRQRLQRGAQRRRREQREAAAPRSGKLLLRSRRPELSQPRWQTVGRWEQPPLVSAGWKHRKAYGDYFQLEPSQQAAPALQALPAEGGQGPTFAELGLQPALLAGLERLSIGRPTAVQRLAIPALRRGRSALCAAETGSGKTLAYLLPLLERLLGRPEAPAAEAVAAGPAAPRGLVVLPSRELAAQVGAVAAALCAPAGLAVRGLTGGGAAGGLRRQLRAPPPGPAVLLGTPGALREALRRRFLALERLRWMVLDEADSLMDESFTELLEEILAHAPLAAGAPGPAGPDEERTQVVVVGATFPAGLSETLAKFTDVGRFVTLSTQSLHRLPPHVQQKFVRLKGRDKLPELLQLLKERPSSGGAVLIFCNSASTVNWLGYILDDHRIKHLRLQGQMSAAARAGIFASFQKGDVSVLVCTDLASRGLDTSSVQLVVNYDFPDTLQDYLHRAGRVGRVGSKAPGAVVSFVTHRWDVDLVRKIETAARKRTGLPGMDSINKPSPNAG; from the coding sequence ATGGCGCTGGGCCGGGCAGGGCTCGCcctcccgctgctgctgccgcggCGGCCGGCGGGCAGCGGTACAGCGGCGGCGGGGAGCCCGCAGCCCCCCGGGGCCGTGGTGCGCGTCCcctgggccctgcggcagcgcCTGCAGCGGGGCGCGCAGCGCCGGCGGCGCGAGcagcgggaggcggcggcgccgcgTTCCgggaagctgctgctgcggAGCCGGCGGCCGGAGCTGAGCCAGCCCCGCTGGCAGACCGTGGGGCGCTGGGAGCAGCCGCCGCTGGTTTCGGCGGGATGGAAGCACCGGAAGGCGTACGGGGATTACTTCCAGCTAGAACCCTCGCAGCAGGCGGCTCCCGCCTTGCAGGCGCTGCCGGCTGAGGGGGGACAGGGCCCGACCTTCGccgagctggggctgcagccggCGCTGCTGGCCGGCCTGGAGCGGCTCTCCATCGGCCGGCCCACGGCCGTGCAGCGCCTCGCCATCCCCGCGCTGCGCCGCGGCCGCAGCGCGCTGTGCGCCGCCGAGACGGGCAGCGGGAAGACTCTGGCGTACCTGCTGCCGCTGCTGGAGCGCCTGCTCGGCCGCCCCGAGGCGCCGGCAGCGGAGGCggtggcggcggggccggcggctcCCCGCGGGCTGGTGGTGCTGCCGTCGCGGGAGCTGGCGGCGCAGGTGGGTGCGGTGGCGGCGGCGCTGTGCGCGCCCGCGGGGCTGGCGGTGCGCGGCCTCacgggcggcggggccgcgggcgggcTGCGGAGGCAGCTGCGGGcgccgccgccgggccccgccgtGCTGCTGGGCACCCCCGGCGCGCTGCGGGAGGCGCTGAGGCGGCGCTTCCTGGCCCTGGAGAGGCTGCGCTGGATGGTGCTGGACGAGGCGGACTCGCTGATGGACGAGTCCTTCacggagctgctggaggagatcCTGGCACACGCGCCCCTGGCCGCCGGCGCTCCCGGGCCGGCCGGGCCCGACGAGGAGAGGACGCAGGTGGTCGTGGTCGGAGCCACCTTCCCCGCGGGGCTCAGCGAGACGCTGGCGAAATTCACTGACGTGGGCCGGTTTGTCACCCTCAGCACCCAGAGCCTGCACCGCCTGCCGCCTCACGTCCAGCAGAAGTTCGTCCGCCTCAAAGGCCGGGACAAGCTGCCCGaattgctgcagctgctcaaggAGCGCCCATCATCAGGCGGGGCTGTTCTCATCTTCTGCAACAGTGCCAGCACCGTCAACTGGCTGGGCTATATCCTGGACGACCACAGAATCAAGCACctgaggctgcaggggcagatgTCGGCAGCTGCTAGAGCCGGCATCTTCGCCTCTTTCCAGAAGGGAGACGTGTCTGTCCTTGTCTGCACTGACCTTGCCTCACGGGGGCTGGACACCAGCAGTGTGCAGCTGGTGGTCAACTATGACTTCCCAGACACCCTGCAGGACTACCTGCACCGTGCCGGGAGAGTCGGCCGGGTCGGGAGCAAGGCACCCGGAGCTGTGGTTAGTTTTGTCACCCATCGGTGGGACGTGGACCTGGTACGGAAAATAGAGACTGCAGCCCGGAAAAGGACAGGTCTCCCAGGGATGGACTCTATTAATAAACCTTCTCCTAATGCAGGTTGA
- the DUS2 gene encoding tRNA-dihydrouridine(20) synthase [NAD(P)+]-like isoform X1 produces the protein MTVNAPLCFRGKKILAPMVRVGTLPMRLLALDYGADIVYCEELIDIKMLQCKRVVNEVLETVDFVAPNDRVVFRTCEREREHVVFQMGSADAERALAVAKLVESDVAGIDINMGCPKEYSTKASMGAALLSDPDKIESILTTLVKGICKPITCKIRILPSVEDTVNLVKRIEKTGIAAIAVHGRKKEERPQHPVHCDVIKAISEAVSIPVIANGGSHDFIKEYADIETFQKATAASSVMIARAAMWNPSVFRKEGFCPLKDVMQDYIKYAVRYDNHYTNTKYCLCQMLREQLETTQGKKLHAAQSTQEICEAFEMGDFYEETTAIFEAKKTSLETKVQDEDDQTEDPDVIKMAVRFDKREYPPQITPKMYLLEWCRKEKHPQPVYETVQRPLDRLFCSVVTVAERKYRSSLWDKSKKLAEQAAAIVCLRALGVPEGKLCEGENHLINKRKRGDQEPLINRDHGEELAEPSHKKANFIEDTSDMNVPKMPR, from the exons ATGACGGTGAACGCACCGCTGTGCTTCAGGGGAAAGAAGATCTTGGCTCCAATGGTGCGAGTGGGGACGCTCCCCATGCGGCTGCTTGCTCTGGACTACGGTGCCGATATCGTGTACTGTGAG GAGCTGATTGACATAAAGATGCTGCAGTGTAAGAGGGTTGTAAATG AAGTACTTGAAACAGTGGACTTTGTTGCACCTAATGACAGAGTTGTTTTCAGAACTTGtgaaagggagagagagcaTGTTGTCTTCCAAATG GGTTCAGCAGATGCTGAAAGAGCCCTGGCAGTAGCTAAACTTGT aGAGAGTGACGTGGCTGGTATTGATATCAACATGGGATGCCCAAAAGAATATTCTACTAAGGCAA GTatgggagcagcactgctgtctgATCCTGACAAAATAGAGTCT atattgaCCACCCTTGTTAAAGGAATTTGTAAACCAATAACCTGCAAAATCCGCATTTTGCCCTCA GTGGAGGATACTGTCAATCTGGTGAAGAGGATAGAGAAAACTGGCATTGCTGCCATTGCAGTCCATGGAAG gaagaaggaggagaggcCTCAGCACCCTGTCCATTGTGATGTGATCAAGGCCATATCTGAAGCTGTCTCCATTCCAGTGATAGCAAA TGGAGGATCTCATGACTTCATTAAGGAATATGCAGACATTGAGACCTTCCAGAAAGCAACAGCTGCCTCATCAGTCATGATTGCTCGTGCTGCCATGTGGAACCCCTCTGTCTTCAGAAAAGAGGGGTTTTGCCCCTTGAAGGATGTCATGCAAGATTACATCAAATAT GCAGTGAGGTATGACAATCACTACACCAACACTAAATATTGCTTGTGTCAGATGTTAAGAGAACAGTTGGAAACTACTCAGGGTAAGAAGCTGCATGCTGCACAGTCCACACAGGAGATCTG TGAAGCCTTTGAAATGGGTGACTTCTATGAAGAAACCACAGCtatttttgaagcaaagaaaacatctttaGAAACCAAGGTGCAAGATGAAGATGACCAAACAGAAGATCCAGATGTAATAAAAATGGCTGTTAGATTTGACAA GCGAGAATATCCACCACAGATCACTCCAAAAATGTATCTTCTGGAATGGTGTAGGAAAGAAAAGCATCCTCAGCCTGTTTATGAAACT gTTCAAAGACCACTGGATAGATTATTCTGTTCAGTAGTGACAGTAGCTGAGCGAAAATACCGATCAAGTCTGTG GGACAAGTCCAAGAAACTGGCAGAACAGGCTGCAGCTATTGTCTGTCTGAGAGCActgggtgtcccagagggaaagCTCTGTGAGGGAGAAAATCACCTGATTAACAAACGCAAGAGGGGGGACCAGGAGCCCCTGATTAACAGAGACCATGGAGAGGAGCTTGCTGAGCCTTCCCATAAAAAAGCCAATTTTATTGAAGACACTTCTGACATGAATGTGCCGAAGATGCCACGATAG
- the DUS2 gene encoding tRNA-dihydrouridine(20) synthase [NAD(P)+]-like isoform X2 yields MTVNAPLCFRGKKILAPMVRVGTLPMRLLALDYGADIVYCEELIDIKMLQCKRVVNEVLETVDFVAPNDRVVFRTCEREREHVVFQMGSADAERALAVAKLVESDVAGIDINMGCPKEYSTKASMGAALLSDPDKIESVEDTVNLVKRIEKTGIAAIAVHGRKKEERPQHPVHCDVIKAISEAVSIPVIANGGSHDFIKEYADIETFQKATAASSVMIARAAMWNPSVFRKEGFCPLKDVMQDYIKYAVRYDNHYTNTKYCLCQMLREQLETTQGKKLHAAQSTQEICEAFEMGDFYEETTAIFEAKKTSLETKVQDEDDQTEDPDVIKMAVRFDKREYPPQITPKMYLLEWCRKEKHPQPVYETVQRPLDRLFCSVVTVAERKYRSSLWDKSKKLAEQAAAIVCLRALGVPEGKLCEGENHLINKRKRGDQEPLINRDHGEELAEPSHKKANFIEDTSDMNVPKMPR; encoded by the exons ATGACGGTGAACGCACCGCTGTGCTTCAGGGGAAAGAAGATCTTGGCTCCAATGGTGCGAGTGGGGACGCTCCCCATGCGGCTGCTTGCTCTGGACTACGGTGCCGATATCGTGTACTGTGAG GAGCTGATTGACATAAAGATGCTGCAGTGTAAGAGGGTTGTAAATG AAGTACTTGAAACAGTGGACTTTGTTGCACCTAATGACAGAGTTGTTTTCAGAACTTGtgaaagggagagagagcaTGTTGTCTTCCAAATG GGTTCAGCAGATGCTGAAAGAGCCCTGGCAGTAGCTAAACTTGT aGAGAGTGACGTGGCTGGTATTGATATCAACATGGGATGCCCAAAAGAATATTCTACTAAGGCAA GTatgggagcagcactgctgtctgATCCTGACAAAATAGAGTCT GTGGAGGATACTGTCAATCTGGTGAAGAGGATAGAGAAAACTGGCATTGCTGCCATTGCAGTCCATGGAAG gaagaaggaggagaggcCTCAGCACCCTGTCCATTGTGATGTGATCAAGGCCATATCTGAAGCTGTCTCCATTCCAGTGATAGCAAA TGGAGGATCTCATGACTTCATTAAGGAATATGCAGACATTGAGACCTTCCAGAAAGCAACAGCTGCCTCATCAGTCATGATTGCTCGTGCTGCCATGTGGAACCCCTCTGTCTTCAGAAAAGAGGGGTTTTGCCCCTTGAAGGATGTCATGCAAGATTACATCAAATAT GCAGTGAGGTATGACAATCACTACACCAACACTAAATATTGCTTGTGTCAGATGTTAAGAGAACAGTTGGAAACTACTCAGGGTAAGAAGCTGCATGCTGCACAGTCCACACAGGAGATCTG TGAAGCCTTTGAAATGGGTGACTTCTATGAAGAAACCACAGCtatttttgaagcaaagaaaacatctttaGAAACCAAGGTGCAAGATGAAGATGACCAAACAGAAGATCCAGATGTAATAAAAATGGCTGTTAGATTTGACAA GCGAGAATATCCACCACAGATCACTCCAAAAATGTATCTTCTGGAATGGTGTAGGAAAGAAAAGCATCCTCAGCCTGTTTATGAAACT gTTCAAAGACCACTGGATAGATTATTCTGTTCAGTAGTGACAGTAGCTGAGCGAAAATACCGATCAAGTCTGTG GGACAAGTCCAAGAAACTGGCAGAACAGGCTGCAGCTATTGTCTGTCTGAGAGCActgggtgtcccagagggaaagCTCTGTGAGGGAGAAAATCACCTGATTAACAAACGCAAGAGGGGGGACCAGGAGCCCCTGATTAACAGAGACCATGGAGAGGAGCTTGCTGAGCCTTCCCATAAAAAAGCCAATTTTATTGAAGACACTTCTGACATGAATGTGCCGAAGATGCCACGATAG